From a single Kitasatospora azatica KCTC 9699 genomic region:
- a CDS encoding pyridoxal phosphate-dependent aminotransferase: protein MEFRQSSKLTGVCYEIRGPVVDQANALEEAGHSVLRLNTGNPAPFGFEAPEEILQDIIRNLPSAHGYSDSRGILPARRAVAQYYQQRGVSGVTVNDIYLGNGASELIQMAVQALVDDGDEVLVPAPDFPLWTAVVRLAGGKAVHYLCDEEADWYPDLDDIAAKITSRTKAIVVINPNNPTGAVYPKELLNGILDLARRHGLMVLADEIYDKILYDGVEHHCLAALADDVLTLTFNGLSKAYRVAGFRSGWLLVSGPKEHAKDYLEGLTMLAGMRLCPNVPAQYAVQAALGGHQSIHDLTLPNGRLTEQRDVVWRALNELPGVSCVKPKGALYAFAKLDPAVHRIKDDEQFVLDLLLREKIHIVQGTGFNWPRPDHFRFVTLPRADDLETAISRIGRFLATYRQ, encoded by the coding sequence ATGGAGTTTCGGCAGTCCAGCAAGCTCACGGGCGTGTGCTACGAGATCCGCGGGCCGGTGGTCGACCAGGCGAACGCCCTGGAGGAGGCCGGGCACAGCGTGCTGCGGCTCAACACCGGCAACCCGGCGCCGTTCGGCTTCGAGGCGCCGGAGGAGATCCTGCAGGACATCATCCGCAACCTCCCCAGCGCGCACGGCTACAGCGACTCGCGCGGGATCCTGCCGGCCCGCCGCGCGGTGGCGCAGTACTACCAGCAGCGCGGGGTCAGCGGCGTCACGGTCAACGACATCTACCTCGGCAACGGCGCCTCCGAGCTGATCCAGATGGCGGTCCAGGCCCTGGTGGACGACGGCGACGAAGTGCTCGTGCCGGCCCCCGACTTCCCGCTCTGGACCGCCGTGGTGCGGCTGGCCGGCGGCAAGGCGGTGCACTACCTCTGCGACGAGGAGGCCGACTGGTACCCCGACCTGGACGACATCGCCGCCAAGATCACCAGCCGCACCAAGGCCATCGTGGTGATCAACCCCAACAACCCCACCGGCGCGGTCTACCCGAAGGAACTGCTCAACGGCATCCTCGACCTGGCCCGACGGCACGGCCTGATGGTGCTGGCCGACGAGATCTACGACAAGATCCTCTACGACGGCGTCGAGCACCACTGCCTGGCGGCGCTCGCCGACGACGTGCTGACCCTCACCTTCAACGGCCTCTCCAAGGCCTACCGGGTGGCCGGCTTCCGCAGCGGCTGGCTGCTGGTCTCCGGCCCCAAGGAGCACGCCAAGGACTACCTCGAGGGCCTGACCATGCTGGCCGGCATGCGGCTGTGCCCCAACGTGCCGGCCCAGTACGCGGTCCAGGCCGCGCTCGGCGGCCACCAGTCGATCCACGACCTGACGCTGCCCAACGGCCGGCTCACCGAGCAGCGCGACGTGGTCTGGCGGGCGCTCAACGAGCTGCCCGGGGTGAGCTGCGTCAAGCCCAAGGGCGCGCTCTACGCCTTCGCCAAACTGGACCCGGCGGTGCACAGGATCAAGGACGACGAGCAGTTCGTGCTGGACCTGCTGCTCCGCGAGAAGATCCACATCGTCCAGGGCACCGGATTCAACTGGCCGCGCCCGGACCACTTCCGGTTCGTCACCCTGCCGCGCGCCGACGACCTGGAGACGGCGATCAGCCGGATCGGGCGCTTCCTGGCGACATATCGTCAGTAA
- a CDS encoding winged helix-turn-helix transcriptional regulator, whose translation MSRRSYDQYCAIARALDAVGERWSLLIVRELLGGPRRYTDLHADLPGVSTDILAARLKQLEAEGVVLRRKLERPANATVYELTEHGSALREVVVALGQWGLAALGEQRPTDAVREHWVTTPVH comes from the coding sequence ATGTCACGCCGAAGCTACGACCAGTACTGCGCGATTGCCCGGGCCCTGGACGCGGTGGGGGAACGCTGGAGCCTCCTGATCGTCCGCGAGTTGCTCGGCGGCCCGCGCCGCTACACCGACCTGCACGCCGATCTGCCCGGGGTCAGCACCGACATCCTGGCCGCCCGGCTCAAGCAGCTCGAGGCGGAGGGCGTGGTGCTGCGGCGCAAGCTGGAGCGGCCGGCCAACGCGACGGTCTACGAGCTGACCGAGCACGGGTCGGCGCTGCGCGAGGTGGTCGTCGCGCTGGGGCAGTGGGGACTGGCCGCGCTCGGGGAGCAGCGGCCGACGGATGCCGTGCGCGAGCACTGGGTGACCACTCCGGTTCACTGA
- a CDS encoding SGNH/GDSL hydrolase family protein, translating to MSTPTPFTSYVAVGDSFTEGMCDDLLPDGHYRGWADRLAAALAAEVAPADFRYANLAVRGKLIGQISGEQLDPAVALGGELVTLAGGLNDVLRPGCDIARVEAQLGAAAEKLLATGATVVLFTSTDPTRRMAGGARLMPAIQRLKAFVEQLGEHPRVAVVDLFSADCFDDRRLWAEDRLHLSPEGHRRVAEAVLQALGRPAAFDWRAPLPAAAPVSRPAKLRSDLRWLWIHVGPWLVRRVTGRSSGDGRPPKRAELLPYEG from the coding sequence ATGAGTACCCCCACACCTTTCACCAGCTATGTCGCGGTCGGTGACTCCTTCACCGAAGGCATGTGCGACGACCTGCTCCCCGACGGCCACTACCGTGGCTGGGCCGACCGTCTGGCCGCCGCGCTCGCGGCGGAAGTCGCGCCCGCCGACTTCCGGTACGCCAACCTCGCCGTGCGCGGGAAGCTGATCGGGCAGATCAGCGGCGAACAGCTGGACCCGGCGGTCGCCCTCGGCGGAGAGCTGGTCACCCTGGCCGGCGGGCTGAACGACGTGCTGCGGCCCGGCTGCGACATCGCCCGGGTGGAGGCGCAGCTCGGGGCCGCCGCCGAGAAGCTGCTCGCCACCGGCGCCACCGTGGTGCTGTTCACCAGTACCGACCCGACCCGCCGGATGGCCGGCGGCGCCCGGCTGATGCCGGCCATCCAGCGGCTCAAGGCCTTCGTGGAGCAACTCGGTGAGCACCCGCGGGTGGCCGTGGTCGACCTCTTCTCGGCCGACTGCTTCGACGACCGCCGGCTCTGGGCCGAGGACCGGCTGCACCTCTCCCCGGAGGGCCACCGCCGGGTCGCCGAGGCGGTGTTGCAGGCGCTCGGCCGCCCGGCCGCCTTCGACTGGCGGGCGCCGCTGCCGGCCGCCGCACCGGTGAGCCGCCCGGCCAAGCTCCGCAGCGACCTGCGCTGGCTGTGGATTCACGTCGGCCCGTGGCTGGTCCGGCGGGTGACGGGCCGTTCGTCCGGCGACGGGCGCCCGCCCAAGCGCGCCGAACTGCTGCCCTACGAGGGCTGA
- a CDS encoding AMP-binding protein: protein MTDATATASYRAARDLLLGREEFSWPVIEGRFNWATDWFDAIARGNRRTALWIVEEDGSEAKYSFDTLAHRSDQVAHQLAGLGVGKGDRVLLMLGNQVELWETMLAAMKLGAVIMPTTTALGPADLADRIRRGGARHVVANAADTAKFTEDDGLTRIVVGGAASGWTSFEAAYELARPAPFSAVTGPEDPLLVYFTSGTTSRPKMVQHTQVSYPVGHLTTMYWAGLRPGDVHLNISSPGWAKHAWSCFFAPWIAEATIFVHNYTRFDAAKLVEQLHRAEVTTFCAPPTVWRMLIQTDLSAGPGSLRELFAAGEPLNPEVIAQIERHWGLTIRDGFGQTETTLLIGNTPGAAVKPGSMGRPLPGVPVVLVDPVTGKPAEEGEICLDLTRRPLNLMTGYLGDEERNAEAMAGGYYHTGDVASRDADGYITYIGRTDDVFKASDYKVSPFELESVLIEHPAVAEAAVVPAPDPTRLAVPKAYIALAPGWAPDRETALAILRHARQNLAPYLRVRRLEFFELPKTISGKIRRVELRAREEQGGELSTEWREEQFPELRQ from the coding sequence GTGACCGACGCCACCGCAACCGCGAGCTACCGCGCCGCCCGTGACCTCCTGCTGGGCCGGGAGGAGTTCTCCTGGCCCGTCATCGAGGGACGCTTCAACTGGGCGACCGACTGGTTCGATGCCATCGCCCGCGGCAACCGGCGCACCGCGCTGTGGATCGTGGAGGAGGACGGCAGCGAGGCGAAGTACAGCTTCGACACCCTCGCCCACCGCTCCGACCAGGTCGCCCACCAACTGGCCGGACTCGGGGTCGGAAAGGGCGACCGGGTGCTGCTGATGCTCGGCAACCAGGTCGAGCTGTGGGAGACGATGCTCGCGGCGATGAAGCTCGGCGCGGTGATCATGCCGACCACCACCGCGCTCGGCCCCGCCGACCTGGCCGACCGGATCCGGCGCGGCGGCGCCCGGCACGTGGTGGCGAACGCGGCCGACACCGCCAAGTTCACCGAGGACGACGGCCTGACCCGGATCGTGGTCGGCGGGGCCGCGTCGGGCTGGACCTCGTTCGAGGCCGCCTACGAGCTCGCGCGGCCGGCCCCGTTCAGCGCCGTCACCGGGCCCGAGGACCCGCTCCTCGTCTACTTCACCTCGGGCACCACCAGCCGCCCCAAGATGGTCCAGCACACCCAGGTCTCCTACCCGGTCGGCCACCTCACCACGATGTACTGGGCCGGCCTGCGGCCCGGCGACGTGCACCTCAACATCAGCTCACCGGGCTGGGCCAAGCACGCCTGGAGCTGCTTCTTCGCGCCGTGGATCGCCGAGGCGACGATCTTCGTCCACAACTACACCCGGTTCGACGCGGCGAAGCTGGTCGAGCAGCTGCACCGGGCCGAGGTGACCACCTTCTGCGCGCCGCCGACCGTGTGGCGGATGCTGATCCAGACCGACCTGTCGGCCGGTCCCGGCTCGCTGCGCGAGCTGTTCGCGGCCGGCGAGCCGCTCAACCCCGAGGTGATCGCGCAGATCGAACGGCACTGGGGGCTGACCATCCGGGACGGCTTCGGGCAGACCGAGACCACGCTGCTGATCGGCAACACGCCCGGGGCGGCGGTCAAACCGGGATCGATGGGGCGGCCGCTGCCCGGCGTGCCGGTGGTGCTGGTCGACCCGGTCACCGGCAAGCCCGCCGAGGAGGGCGAGATCTGCCTGGACCTGACTCGCCGCCCGCTCAACCTGATGACCGGCTACCTCGGCGACGAGGAGCGCAACGCCGAGGCGATGGCGGGCGGTTACTACCACACCGGCGACGTGGCGAGCCGGGACGCGGACGGCTACATCACCTACATCGGGCGTACCGACGACGTCTTCAAGGCCTCCGACTACAAGGTCTCCCCGTTCGAGCTGGAGAGCGTGCTGATCGAGCACCCGGCGGTCGCCGAGGCGGCGGTGGTCCCGGCGCCCGATCCGACCCGGCTCGCGGTGCCCAAGGCGTACATCGCACTCGCGCCGGGTTGGGCGCCCGACCGGGAGACGGCGCTGGCGATCCTGCGCCACGCCCGGCAGAACCTGGCGCCCTACCTGCGGGTGCGGCGGCTGGAGTTCTTCGAGCTGCCGAAGACGATCTCCGGCAAGATCCGCCGGGTCGAGCTGCGGGCCCGCGAGGAGCAGGGCGGCGAGCTGAGCACCGAGTGGCGCGAGGAGCAGTTCCCCGAGCTCCGTCAGTAG
- a CDS encoding PPOX class F420-dependent oxidoreductase, translated as MDDSLLERLGRGKYLLVTSYKKDGTPVATPVWVVPDGAALGIWTVADAWKVKRIRRRADVLVGPCDVRGKPTGASVPGSAEILDAAGTARYRTLLARKYGLLGRLTLLGSRLRRGTDGTVGIRITLTVA; from the coding sequence ATGGATGACTCGCTGCTCGAGCGGCTGGGCCGGGGCAAGTACCTGCTGGTGACGTCCTACAAGAAGGACGGCACGCCGGTGGCCACCCCGGTCTGGGTGGTGCCCGACGGCGCGGCGCTGGGCATCTGGACGGTCGCCGACGCCTGGAAGGTCAAGCGGATCCGGCGCCGCGCCGACGTCCTGGTCGGCCCCTGCGACGTGCGCGGCAAGCCGACCGGCGCCTCGGTGCCCGGCAGCGCCGAGATCCTCGACGCCGCCGGCACGGCCCGCTACCGCACGCTGCTGGCCCGCAAGTACGGCCTGCTCGGGCGGCTCACCCTGCTCGGCAGCAGGCTGCGCCGGGGCACCGACGGGACCGTGGGCATCCGGATCACCCTCACGGTTGCTTGA
- a CDS encoding Tex family protein: MTTPAETAVGRRIAEELGVREGQVKAAVELLDGGATVPFIARYRKEVTGELDDSQLRTLEERLRYLRELEERRTAVLESIEAQGKLDEALRAQILAADSKARLEDIYLPFKPKRRTKAQIAREAGLEPLADTLLADPAQDPAALAAGFVNEQVADAPAALEGARAILVERFGEDADLVGSLRERMWTRGRVVARVREGKEQEGAKFADYFDFAEPYTKLPSHRILAMLRGEKEEVLDLDLSPLSAEDTDLPGENDYEQRIAARFGIADHGRPADKWLGDTVRWAWRTRILVRLGLDLRGRLRQEAEDEAVKVFAANLRDLLLAAPAGTRATMGLDPGFRTGVKVAVVDATGKVVAHDTIYPHQPANKWDASIATLAALAAKHQVDLIAIGNGTASRETDKLAEDLIKRHPELKLTKAMVSEAGASVYSASAFASQELPELNVSIRGAVSIARRLQDPLAELVKIDPKSIGVGQYQHDLSELKLSRSLDAVVEDCVNAVGVDVNTASAPLLTRVSGVTATLAENIVSHRDANGPFRTRKALKDVARLGPKAFEQCAGFLRIPGGDDPLDASAVHPEAYPVVRRILASTGGTVKELIGNGTALRALRPADFADETFGVPTVTDILGELDKPGRDPRPAFRTATFREGVDKIGDLEVGMVLEGVVTNVAAFGAFVDVGVHQDGLVHVSALSTKFVKDPREVVKSGDVVRVRVVSVDVPRKRIGLTLRLDEEVPAAKPAQGGGREGGAREGGGRDGGRDRGPRPPRQDRRGGGGSAAAPVVNSAMADALRRAGLGK, encoded by the coding sequence GTGACCACGCCAGCCGAAACAGCAGTCGGGCGACGGATCGCCGAGGAACTCGGGGTTCGCGAGGGGCAGGTGAAGGCGGCCGTCGAGCTGCTGGACGGTGGCGCGACGGTGCCGTTCATCGCCCGCTACCGCAAGGAAGTCACCGGTGAGCTGGACGACTCCCAGCTGCGCACGCTGGAGGAGCGGCTGCGCTACCTGCGCGAGCTGGAGGAGCGCCGCACCGCCGTCCTGGAGTCGATCGAGGCCCAGGGCAAGCTGGACGAGGCGCTGCGCGCGCAGATCCTGGCCGCCGACTCCAAGGCCCGACTGGAGGACATCTACCTCCCGTTCAAGCCCAAGCGGCGCACCAAGGCGCAGATCGCCCGCGAGGCCGGCCTCGAACCGCTGGCCGACACGCTGCTCGCCGACCCGGCGCAGGACCCGGCCGCACTCGCGGCAGGCTTCGTGAACGAGCAGGTCGCCGACGCGCCCGCCGCCCTGGAGGGCGCCCGGGCGATCCTGGTCGAGCGGTTCGGCGAGGACGCCGACCTGGTCGGCTCGCTGCGCGAGCGGATGTGGACCCGCGGCCGGGTGGTCGCCAGGGTCCGCGAGGGCAAGGAGCAGGAGGGCGCCAAGTTCGCCGACTACTTCGACTTCGCCGAGCCGTACACCAAGCTCCCCTCGCACCGGATCCTGGCCATGCTGCGCGGCGAGAAGGAGGAGGTGCTCGACCTCGACCTGTCGCCGCTCTCCGCGGAGGACACCGACCTGCCCGGCGAGAACGACTACGAGCAGCGGATCGCCGCCCGGTTCGGCATCGCCGACCACGGCCGCCCGGCCGACAAGTGGCTCGGCGACACCGTCCGCTGGGCCTGGCGGACCCGGATCCTGGTCCGGCTCGGCCTCGACCTGCGCGGCCGGCTGCGCCAGGAGGCCGAGGACGAGGCGGTAAAGGTGTTCGCCGCCAACCTGCGCGACCTGTTGCTCGCCGCCCCCGCCGGCACCCGCGCCACCATGGGCCTGGACCCGGGCTTCCGCACCGGCGTCAAGGTCGCGGTGGTGGACGCCACCGGCAAGGTGGTCGCGCACGACACCATCTACCCGCACCAGCCCGCCAACAAGTGGGACGCCTCGATCGCCACCCTGGCGGCGCTGGCCGCCAAGCACCAGGTCGACCTGATCGCGATCGGCAACGGCACCGCCTCGCGGGAGACCGACAAGCTGGCCGAGGACCTGATCAAGCGTCACCCGGAGCTGAAGCTCACCAAGGCGATGGTCTCCGAGGCCGGCGCCTCGGTCTACTCCGCCTCGGCCTTCGCCTCCCAGGAACTGCCCGAGCTCAACGTCTCGATCCGCGGCGCCGTCTCGATCGCCCGCCGGCTGCAGGACCCGCTGGCCGAGCTGGTGAAGATCGACCCCAAGTCGATCGGCGTCGGCCAGTACCAGCACGACCTGAGCGAACTGAAGCTGTCCCGCTCGCTGGACGCCGTGGTCGAGGACTGTGTGAACGCGGTCGGCGTGGACGTGAACACCGCCTCCGCCCCGCTGCTCACCCGGGTCTCCGGGGTGACCGCCACGCTGGCCGAGAACATCGTGTCGCACCGCGACGCCAACGGCCCGTTCCGCACCCGCAAGGCGCTCAAGGACGTGGCCCGGCTCGGCCCGAAGGCCTTCGAGCAGTGCGCGGGCTTCCTGCGGATCCCCGGCGGCGACGACCCGCTGGACGCCTCCGCCGTGCACCCCGAGGCCTACCCGGTGGTGCGCCGGATCCTGGCCAGCACCGGCGGCACGGTCAAGGAGCTGATCGGCAACGGGACGGCGCTGCGCGCGCTGCGCCCGGCCGACTTCGCGGACGAGACCTTCGGTGTGCCGACCGTCACCGACATCCTGGGCGAGCTGGACAAGCCCGGTCGCGACCCGCGCCCGGCGTTCCGCACGGCCACCTTCAGGGAGGGCGTCGACAAGATCGGCGACCTCGAGGTGGGCATGGTGCTGGAGGGCGTGGTGACCAATGTGGCCGCGTTCGGCGCCTTCGTGGACGTGGGCGTGCACCAGGACGGGCTGGTCCATGTGTCGGCGCTGTCGACGAAGTTCGTCAAGGACCCGCGCGAGGTGGTCAAGTCGGGCGACGTGGTGCGGGTCCGGGTGGTCTCGGTGGACGTGCCGCGCAAGCGGATCGGGCTGACGCTGCGGCTGGACGAGGAGGTGCCGGCCGCGAAGCCCGCCCAAGGCGGCGGTCGGGAGGGCGGTGCCCGCGAGGGTGGCGGCCGTGACGGTGGCCGCGACCGCGGGCCGCGCCCGCCGCGGCAGGACCGGCGCGGTGGCGGCGGTTCCGCTGCGGCGCCGGTGGTCAACAGCGCGATGGCCGACGCGCTGCGCCGGGCGGGCCTGGGCAAGTAG
- a CDS encoding NUDIX hydrolase, which translates to MTETTELASPPEDRFPALFAPQRWEWGGIDAQFATELPPDELITNIHLIGFTPDQRVVLCRDARNHWFLPGGTREPAESVLDCLARELREEAGARLLGEPVWVGAHRAVTDRPTPYRPWQPHPVKAWLWGWAEVTVDSAPTNPEDGEEVVEVRAMTVAEACKLLVNGREAWWGELVRLAAEQRGAR; encoded by the coding sequence ATGACGGAAACGACTGAGCTCGCCAGCCCGCCCGAGGACCGATTTCCTGCGCTTTTCGCGCCCCAGCGCTGGGAGTGGGGTGGTATCGACGCCCAGTTCGCCACCGAGCTCCCGCCCGACGAACTGATCACCAATATCCACCTGATCGGGTTCACCCCGGACCAGCGGGTGGTGCTCTGCCGGGACGCCCGCAACCACTGGTTCCTGCCGGGCGGCACCCGGGAGCCGGCCGAGTCGGTACTCGACTGCCTGGCCCGTGAGTTGCGCGAGGAGGCCGGCGCACGGCTGCTCGGCGAGCCGGTCTGGGTGGGCGCGCACCGCGCGGTGACGGACCGTCCGACCCCGTACCGGCCCTGGCAGCCGCACCCGGTGAAGGCCTGGCTCTGGGGCTGGGCCGAGGTGACGGTGGACTCGGCGCCGACCAATCCCGAGGACGGCGAGGAGGTCGTGGAGGTGCGCGCCATGACGGTGGCCGAGGCCTGCAAGCTGCTGGTGAACGGGCGCGAGGCCTGGTGGGGCGAGCTGGTCCGGCTCGCGGCCGAGCAACGAGGCGCGCGCTAG
- a CDS encoding type III polyketide synthase has protein sequence MAVLCRPATEVPEHVITMDDTLAIARELHRDHPDLDLVLRLISHTGVRKRHLVQPIERTLNHPGFESRNELFLAEAKKRVPPVVRRALDHAALRVEDIDLIVFVSCTGFSMPSPTAWLINEMGFRPQTRQLPIAQLGCAAGGAAVNRAHDFCTAYPDRNALVVACEFCSLCYQPTDLGVGQLLSNGLFGDAVAAAVVRGGQDGLGVRLERNGSYLIPHTEEWISYAVRATGFHFQLDKRVPGTMEPLAPVLEELAEAHQWKVADLDFYIVHAGGPRILADLGRFLNVPAEAFRHSRDTLTEYGNIASAVVLDALGRLFEEDTALDGHRGILAGFGPGITAEVALGSWNDRRSDER, from the coding sequence ATGGCAGTGCTCTGCAGGCCGGCGACCGAGGTCCCGGAACACGTCATCACGATGGACGACACGCTGGCGATCGCCCGCGAGCTGCACCGGGACCACCCGGACCTGGACCTGGTGTTACGGCTGATCAGCCACACGGGGGTGCGCAAGCGACATCTGGTCCAGCCGATCGAACGCACCCTGAACCACCCCGGCTTCGAGTCCCGCAACGAGCTCTTCCTCGCCGAGGCCAAGAAGCGGGTGCCGCCGGTGGTGCGCCGGGCGTTGGACCACGCGGCGCTGCGGGTCGAGGACATCGACCTGATCGTCTTCGTCTCCTGCACCGGGTTCAGCATGCCCTCACCGACCGCCTGGCTGATCAACGAGATGGGATTTCGGCCGCAGACCCGGCAGTTGCCGATCGCCCAGCTCGGCTGCGCGGCCGGCGGCGCCGCCGTCAACCGCGCCCACGACTTCTGCACCGCCTACCCCGACCGCAACGCCCTGGTGGTGGCCTGCGAGTTCTGCTCGCTCTGCTACCAGCCCACCGACCTCGGCGTCGGCCAGCTGCTCTCCAACGGCCTGTTCGGGGACGCGGTGGCAGCAGCCGTGGTGCGCGGCGGGCAGGACGGTCTCGGGGTCCGACTGGAGCGCAACGGCTCCTACCTGATCCCGCACACCGAGGAGTGGATCTCCTACGCCGTCCGCGCCACCGGCTTCCACTTCCAGCTGGACAAGCGGGTGCCCGGGACCATGGAGCCGCTCGCCCCGGTCCTGGAGGAACTCGCCGAGGCGCACCAGTGGAAGGTCGCCGACCTGGACTTCTACATCGTCCACGCGGGCGGCCCGCGGATCCTGGCCGACCTCGGCCGGTTCCTCAACGTCCCCGCCGAGGCCTTCCGGCACAGCCGGGACACGCTGACCGAGTACGGCAACATCGCCAGCGCCGTGGTGCTGGACGCGCTGGGCAGGCTGTTCGAGGAGGACACCGCCCTGGACGGGCACCGCGGCATCCTGGCCGGGTTCGGACCGGGGATCACCGCCGAGGTGGCGCTGGGCAGTTGGAACGACCGACGGAGTGACGAGCGATGA